The genomic segment TGGCTAAAGTTAATTCTACtatttttgaaaatgatttagatagaTGTTAATTAACTATTTGAAAATGATAAAATACAGCTTGAGCATTTATTCtgagtaaaatgttataaaatctCAAAATATCTAATATCGGGTAtacattctgaaaaaaaaaattattaaaaattaaaaccacttattaaaatataaaagctTTAATGTTTATTaagaaaatacatatatatatatgttttaaatcCAATTAAGAAAATTATCCTCAAATAAATCTGGACAAGTATAAACAGTGTGTTCACCACACATAAATTTCCCATATTGTTTGCATTTGCGGCTGGTAGGTCTGTTTTTTATTCTGTCGCAAAAGTCACATCTGCCTCTACTACCTTCTGGAATTATGTCGAGGGTGATTTACAGGACCTACCTTAGTGATTTCTTTTATTCTCGCTGACACGATACGTGGTTTATTGGCTTGACAAGCACAAACGTTAAGCTACGGTTGAACCAGAGCGAATGCTAAATTGTGCAAAACCTGTCTTCGTTTTAAATTAATATCGGTATTATTACAATAGAAAAGGACCATGGAGTTTATACCAGCTATATTAAGCATGGAATAAAAACCTACTATTGGCCATCGTCAAGTATTTTTAGCGCAGTCATAGGCAGAACATAACTTGTCTACTGGGTCAACTCCTCCGTTTGTAGAATTGTAGACAAGAATCATTTCGGATTTCATTGAATCCTCATTAATTGTCTCGTCATGATGTAAACAAGACAGGAGgagtacgtttttatttttttttgtatataggaCACCAAAGTAATATCATCATACAAAGCAAACATGCTGGATCAAATAATAGGTCTGCTTATGGGTTTAGAAAATTCATGGGTAATTCCTTCTACACACTTACTTCCTTCTACTCttacaataaaagtacgcaagactgcataccttggacacatactgagaaatggtgaatatagtcttctgcaggtcatcatgcagggtagagtcgatggcaaaaatggaataggtagaaagaggaagtcatggctgcgaaatattcgagactggacaaacatgactgtaaacgaattattccacgttgcaaaagagagagaaacttttaaaaatgtgatcgtcaacctccgttaatggggacggcataggaagaagaagaattcctTCTTATTCTTGTGTCACGTTTGTAATCACAAAGCAAGGTTTAAATTATTggtatgcttgaaaaccaattgTCCGTAGTAATGTCCTGTTTTGTTCCTCTTAGAGGCGCACATAATCACTTTACCCCTTCCGATGAAGAATTACTCACAAGAACAGGACCTGGTGGTTGTTGCCTCAAATATGGCTTTAAATTTCAGATATAAAAGGTCTTGGAATCTGCTAgcgcaaaaatatttttaatccatATTTATTTGGTTTGTTAGGTATATACTGTTTAAAACTACATCGACCTCTAAATGTCTCCAATTTTTAATCTATTGTGACGTATTCAAACGGCGTATAACCATTTTTGCAATTTACGTTTCGTTACTCGCACACGGTTTGTCAGACCGGTCCCATAAATAATTTCCAGTAACCCTGATTGTAGTGTTGATTTGGAATTGCTGCTCCATATACCCCTTCAGTTGTCGCTCAACTGTGGGTAAAGTATATGGCCAGTGTAAAAAagagtattgtatttttttattaggcAACATGGTCCGGTACACCGGGTGCGAAAATTGTGCACACATTTTTGTGCTTTGGTTCAGACATCGAAAGTTTTACCCAGTAAGGTGATATaagttctttttattatttttaatgtttatatatttgtatGTTTATAGGTATACAAATTGAGCATGTAAAAGAACAATCTGAATGTAGTGATACTGAACAAGAATTTGAAGACGATCAAACAGACGAAGAAGATGTTAGTTTCAGAAGGGAGCCGTAGTTTATAGGTAAAGATAAATTAACAAAGTTGAAAAAATATTGTCTATCCAAGAATTTAAGAACATGCAGTACCAATACATTTGAACGATTTccagctataaaaaaaattgttagaacTCAATGAACACCTATTGACATCTGGACTTGCATTTTTGACGAAGAAATACTAAATCCAGTTGTTGACTgtacaaatataaaaattgagAGAGAAATTATAGATGATTACAACAGACAAAGAGATGAGAAACTTATCGACATTGCCGAAATTAAAGTCCTAATTGGTCTTCTTTATCTTACTAAGATATTAGAAAAGCAAACCACATTAATTTAAAGGATTTTTGAAAAACAGATAGTACTGGCAATAAAACTTTTCTGCTTGTAATGAGTAAGcctagattttaatttttttgcagtgTTTGCGATTGGATAACATCCACACAAGGAAtgaaagaatacaaatatataagCTGGTTCCAATACGAACATTGCTAAAAAATGTAACTCAACATTAAATAATGCTATTATTATTCTGCTTATGTTACCATTGAAGAGAAACTAGAAGCTTTTAGAGGAAAATGCAGTTTCAGGCAGTACATtcctattctccgttcataaattgttgagagcacgaaatgtgcctcaaactcataaaacggtcgtaaaccataggcgttcctgaggtgtttattcattaaataatattataatattttttaatactgttatatatatatatatatatatatatatatatatatatatatatatatatatatatatatatatatatatatatatatataatattaataatattttaatactaatatatttagcaaaaaacaattaaaactttcacggctaatgttatgtaattatattatattattaaaaataagaatttacccattaacaattttgtaaataagaataccttatctctttggatatttcaatactaatcttcgcgtttaatcactttactagaaaacctggaattcatatccgaaggtactattcgttgcaagataattagggaattccccagatttttaataatataatgggtatgctttggccacgtgcctcgtttgttcagtttatattcgaaacttaacgtaaaagggtgaagttattaggAACGAAAAAAGTACGTTTTTGATctcatgtaatttacggctcgttggtgtgtccgcgtctacggcagtaattagcgtctcgaatatttcttttgcgaattatatgctgtgcgtgagtgattttttattccatatacctacgaacatatacgtacctttcgcttgtgctcgttttgttggattgtttgtgatggcttcatcatcatcaagttttacaccggtactgttgcgtacagtcagtaagtctgtctattcaccaagagagaagactattgtgcTGAATGTTCACGATCCTCTGGTTTCttagaatcccacaaacactgttcgcaacatagtcgaaagttgtgccaacatgactggagtaggagagtcaactatatataggttcctatcagaaagaaaaaaacacggtatagctaacccaaacacaaacaaacacttaaagagagggaaaaagcctattaaaattgatgaatttgccaaaaatggtattcgaaggaaaattcatggatttttttttttcaaaaaagaaataccaaacctaaacaaaattttacaagaagttagagacgacccggatttgcctcatatcgaaCGAACttaattgtggcaagttttaaaagaattaaatttccggtgggagaaatcagaccgaaaatcacttctgattgaccgggaggagataatatgttggagaagaaattatctaagatccatacgaaaatttcgggctgaaggaaggcccatcttctgggtaaactcaggtcatactctaaaaaaaatttggtcagataaaaatatattaagctccaggcaagcctttatggaaggttggtctactggtatctccccaccttctggtaaaggcagtagattaataatttctcacattggcagtgaaaaaggatttgttaagcatggtttgttggaatttcagtccaaaagcagaaaagactatcacgaggagatgacagctgatgttttcgaagagtattttgagcagatgattgaacacataccaccaaattcaattatagtattagataatgcaccttatcattcacgactagtagaaaaaCTTCCAACGACTGcttggaagaaacaggatattcttgactggctgcggaataagtatctgccttacgaagatggaatggtaaaagcagaacttctaaaaattgcccggcagcacaaatctaagttcaagaaatatgtagttgacaaaatggcggaaaggcgaaacattacagtccttagacttccaccctaccactgcgaaataaatccaattgaactcatttgggcacaaatgaaaagttatatggctagaaaaaataatttatataaaatacaagctgtacgtgaattgttatacgagtctttacaacatattacagaacaaaactggaaagatgcagtaaggcatgtaatagaagaagaacaaaaaatgtaggatcttgataacataattgatgcgaccgtagagacacaaccactaattattaaccctcaagatgactcggattccgaagttgatcctatttattttgaatttgaatagttttctaatcgtaattatataaggtaagtaataatagttgtaatcgtaaggtattaaaggggaaaggcgcaaaatgtcgcctgtcaaaatgttcaatgtgttttatatgtatatataagtatatatttatatgtatttacatatattaaaatttaaaggcagaatgaaatattttttagaataaataaaaagtttcttttgcatgcaatattttcaattaaaaattatactatattttctcttttattttcatccCTGTTAcataatatagtaaaataaacattgtagaagttttcagcgactttctgccctgagtaataatgtaatctttcattctgcgcttaaatttttcaaaaatatttattagttttctccagaTTCGAAAATattggatacatttaaaacacattggaaattttgccaggcgacatttggcgcctttttccttaattaaataaatgtatcttttacaaatggcaagaaactttttatttttgaataaaataaataggttttattaaaaaatacaatttacataagtacaatttaaaaaatatatttatttagttaaaataaatgtttcaatcatatactctacgacactggtcgttcatctctaaccattcaaaatacccccgtaataggattataaggtattgtattccttcagatttaaggtgggttagtcgaaaacgtcttaaaccgtcagttttaggttggtttttactattaaatcgtattacctatcctctctgtatttcagttttctaattagggttaaacttgtagtgagctatcaacaaattgtgaaccgactgtagcaAGCCGAATGATATggcataaattttttttaaaacttccaTTTCCAAGCAGTTCTATACTAGCCACTTAGAAGTGTACGTGACAAAACAACCAAATGGCCCTTTTCAAGTTAGTAAAGCGACTTAAGACGTAGTAGAAAGACTTTATGAACATATTTATAAACATAATTGGAATGTTTGTTGTGTATTGAATTAATCTCTTTAATTAATGGATCACTATGAAAACTAGTTAACTTTTCATTAAAGTAATATAATGTTGGAACAAACGCATATCTAGAAATTGTTAGGATTAGATATGCAGTAAGTAAGATAATTGtacacaattttcaaaaaaaaaacacaattaaaaaatattactaacCCATATTTTTGAACCCGGTCTTGTACACCGAGCGCGAGTATTAAGTCACAGAAAATTGGCGCGAGTAACGGAAGATTAAAAGTAAACACTTAAAAAATCTCTCGTATTAGACCAAATGTATCTGATAGCTTTCTTTCCTCACGTGAATCTATAGCATCAAACCTTAGGTGttgtagttaaaatttaaatcggtACCTGGACATTGTTAGTCGAAACTTCTCATTTCCTGTACCGTCTTTATTCCAAAGTTCATTTGTGCTTAACCTGTCACTTTTCGAAACACCTGCCAAATAGAGTAAACCAATAAAAACACGAACTTCTAAAGCATCTGTTTCCTCTGCATTTCTCTCTCGATTATAGTTTTCTTGGGAGTGTCTAATATGTTTGTTTGTACATTCAACAATAATGCACCTTTAGCTCCTGGTAAACGCATAAATTGTCCAATATATGTCCTAGGAGGACAaggaatttgtcctcctaggccatatatttggccatttaattaaacaaagcgatagcagctttggTAATAGATTTAATATTGCAAAATCCAGGCTATAAATATTTTTCGGTCAGCCTGTATGTTAATCTTTATATTACTGAATGAAGAATTAATCAACTTTTGAAATAAGTTTGAAATAAGCTATCACGCAATCCTTTTCTCAATGAAACAAAATAAACGATTACGTGATCAGGTCCAAATGGATAACCTCAGCCATTTACGCGAAAAAAATcttaatgtaaaaataaatgtagacCTACTTTGGAATTTGTCTCCAAGTTCGCCTATTCTCTGAAAAATAAATGAATTCCATAATTTTACCCCTCACTGTATATATCTAAATGCATTACCGGCTTACATGATAAATCGATAAGTCAAAATATCTTAGTGTCTATTAGTAGGGGTAGTTAAGTAGTAAATATTAACATTTGaaactcaaaatatttctaaacaaaaattGGAAAACAAACACCGttaaataaaatcaatttttatttaaataatattaaagacACCATAAATTATTAACAAGAATAACCGTTAGGCTTGAAACTACAGGAACTTTGCTTCTTAGCTCCACTTATTGAAACTCCAGACCAGTTAAAATTGGAACAGCCCTTTGATCCACAAAGAATATAAACAGCCATGGCATTGTTAGATGTCATGCTTCcagttattttgttcatttttaatccAGATATCGGGATATTGTTTCCAGCATGACCAGTACTACCACCATTTGCATAATCTTCTTGAACGTTAATGCCATAATTAGTGATACCTGAGATTTGAATGTTACTATAGGTTACGTCTTTTATGTATCCTGTGGCGGCATCAGTATGTGTTTTGATGTGAATGGCATTTCTGGAGTTTTTAACAATGGAATTTTCAAAAGTTATATTCTGTGCGTAGTTTTTGGAAGAATCAGTTTTACTCATACCAATGGACAAGCTAAGACCATGGCCACCAGAACAAGTCATGTGATTAAAATGAAGATTCTTACCAGAATTAACAGCTACGCAATCATCTTGATTTTGTACAGTACAATATTCAAAATTAACTGTGTCAGATCCCGATATATCAAAACCATCTGTGTTATGTCCAAGACTGTTTTTGTCTCCAGCCGATACGTCAATGTTCCAGTTGCTAATCGTAAGTTGTTTTGAATTTTGAATGGATACACACTGATGAGGGCAATTTAATAGATTGATATTTTTGAAAGTGGATCCGCCAGTAGCTTGTATTTTGAAGAACTTAGGTTTCTTATTACCTTTATCACCTTTTCCATCCCAATAGTGGGCACCCTGACCATCAAGTTTGGATCCAGAGTTTCCTGCGACATGAATATTGTCacctttaattataattaaaggtCCCTCCCAATACGTTCCATATCCAAAGCTGGTGGTTCCGGAAAACGTCAACGATGTGCCTGATTTAAGGTCCAGTTCCAGAGTTTTTCCTGCAGGTACTGCCAAGTTTTGAACAACGATTTTGGTACAACTTTTTACTACATTACTAACGTCTGCCCATTTAGAGATTGTGCAGCTGTCACCAAGATTTGTCTGGTTTAAAAATGGAGAAGCTGTAGCTACAGCTACAAAAACTGTCACTAAAATTGAAATATATGTATTCATTTTAGATAACTTTCTACTGAAAAATCTAGTTCGGGTACTATTTTATACCTTCAAATTTTTCAAGTACACCATTTTTTTATTCGCTATCATAGTATAAACTAAGTTTTTCTCCGtaacttaaaattaacaattGCTTGTGACGTAATAGGTTTGACTTAAATAGTTTTATcataaaaagatttaaaaatagtACCTTCCAATGATAAGTACAAAACAGACTATCTAGATAAGATTTTTAATTAAAGTTCATAATAGATGTAACTTATTAATGTAAAAAATATCatgatattctaaaaaataaaaagatggtaCAGTTTTCGGTTCAGTAAGATTTATGCTAATGTTCtctgtattattaaaatttaaataatatttttgaaattgaatatagtaattttattatttttttattatttgtattttaaacaaattatattatattacaataatttaataaattaacattTTTGCTCCTAACGCCCCTTTTAACAAAGGATACGTTGTTTTCCTTTGACAAACTTGTCAATTTCAGAAGAAATTAGTCTGCCACctgcaaaactttgtatttaccgTATAAGACAAACTGagttaaatccgtaaaatagtttcgaaacacaattcagatctatttttcacgttgagaacgcctatgaataactgttctgatgagctttgtTAAAGCGAGGTACGTGTGGGCAGATGCATGGACGATTTGTGCGTGAAATGGggtctttgctgtctttttcatttaatTCGGATCTGCTCTGTGTGAGTGCGGGGGGCCAGTTCGCTggcgatttctgcttagttgaaacagatacatagacgatttgtacgtgaaatggaatctttactgtctttttcattttattcggatctactctgtatgagtacaagaaaccaattcgctaacgatttctgcttagttgaggagacatgtcgtggagtGCAAATTTTGggttccccatgtctctattaacatctttatcaacgtctgttataccttgcatttatagaaggttcagattaaagcagaaatctgaattgtgtttcgaaactattttacggatttagtatcagatgtcgctattgcgtccgtttcgaagccattttatcgttgcttcccaaagacagggaagatctatttttcacgttgagaacgcctatgaataactgttctgatgagctttattaaagcgaaatacgtataaacagatacatagacgatttgtacgtgaaatggaatctttactgtctttttcattttacaaaCTGAGTTATTTCCAAAACACCTCAGATTTAATAAATGGCACTttttttgtgatagataaatgctttattaggtaaaatattataattttttttctagaaaGTTATTGTTTTTGCTagtaaaggaaaaaaaaattgaaaataccgagttttgcaagtgaattatgtaaatacagatttaggcaactaatattttttgaaaatacatGATATAATGATacatgttttaataataaatataataataaccattaacgatattagtggttCTTGGATTAGTCTGTTTTCCAAACCAAGTGTGTTAAgaataaggaagaaagcatgtggaagtaaacttttagtcaacagtttatttttatcccaAGTACGAAAGCTCTAACAAATTAtctgtatatatttataataattcctaAACTCTAAGTTCCTCTGGGTTCTCATCATTaatatgatcattttctgcagcactctCGTTATTATTTGTCAGTACGACAGTAgccattattttataaaatgtgagatccggctggtctctccaattttcaccaaaatgtTTTCCTAGGGAGAGTGTCTATGAACGATTTATCTCCTTTTACTAAACATTTCAACTGTTGTAATTTAGGTTTTAATGAAGAAATCTTTTTCCATTTTCGTATTATAGACTTGCTGAACCCTATGCTAGAAAGATAAAAGATATTTCGTCTCATCGTGACCATAATATGATCTTTATCCTTAGATAGTATAAATCTTTTCGAtgcattacatttttttaaaatgctgctGGGAAAGTTTTTGAAAAACAACTTTACTTGTCTTTTTACAGTCTGATATCGGCCAGTCTCTTTACCAAGTTTTTTACCATCAAATTTGAATATTTTCCAATTATCtcttcatattcttttctgtttattacaaGATCCATCTTTTTATCGTCCTTTTTACCATACCGAAAATCCTTTCTAGTGGCAAAAAGAAATGACCAATAACAGGAAAGGTAAATTCCACTGCCTTGATGTAAACAGATGCTTCATTAACAAATCAGTAGATTATCATAGACATTATAATGCTCTTTTGGTTCTGTCCACCACATCTATCTGCAAATAGAactttttcgatttgattttaaaagttaaattttatgaGAGTATCATGTATAGCAAAGGCAACAGCATTTAAATCTTTTGGATGTTCATACTCCAGCCAAACATATGACGTcacatttgcagaagaaagatgggtgttttgtgtttaaatacaaaatatcaacaaacataAAAACAAGGGttgaaatttcacaaaaaaaataaaactattcaaCAGATGTCCAACATAAACTGAAACTATTGTCCGTTTGCTTCCTTATTTTCTTCTACACTACACACAACGCATAATCCGGTTAAATGTTTCAAACACATATATTTGCAACAGCCTACAAAGAAACCGAGTTTTGCGGTTTTTTTCACTACTGCAGAACGCATCTTCCATACACATGATTCTGGATATGTTGATTTCTTGTCGGCATGCCACAAATTTCCACTAACCTTATACGAATTGTCTTTGAAATATTTTGTTCTCGGGCTCGTCTGCGAATATTTTCGTCAATGACTTGAAAACCTAAGTCTTCCAAAAATTTTCGTCTGGGAATGCGTGTGTCTGTATTCGATTTGTATATAATGTAGAAATTTATTCCAGCGACATTCAAACAACTGTAAAATTGACCATTTGCCAGCGACAAGTTGCTCTAGCGCAATTGTATGCCGCACAAAGTTTGTCCATGACATCCACGCCTCCTTTAgtcttattataatttatgattaTTTCTGGTTTACCTCTTGCATTATCATTGTTGTCTTTGTATTCAAAATAATATGCGCATTTGAGTTTTAGCGCACAAAATCTACTACGTCGGTGTCCGGGACCGTACGTTATCACTCAAAGGTTAATAGAAGACGTATTGGATCGGTTACAAGGCGCAGATTGTTTAAGCACAATAGACCTCAAGAATGGATTTTTTCATATACCCATAgaggtattcttcttcttcttcttctaatggcgctataaccctttgtgagtcttggcctgcttaacaatgttcttccattctgc from the Diabrotica undecimpunctata isolate CICGRU chromosome 1, icDiaUnde3, whole genome shotgun sequence genome contains:
- the LOC140438404 gene encoding polygalacturonase-like → MNTYISILVTVFVAVATASPFLNQTNLGDSCTISKWADVSNVVKSCTKIVVQNLAVPAGKTLELDLKSGTSLTFSGTTSFGYGTYWEGPLIIIKGDNIHVAGNSGSKLDGQGAHYWDGKGDKGNKKPKFFKIQATGGSTFKNINLLNCPHQCVSIQNSKQLTISNWNIDVSAGDKNSLGHNTDGFDISGSDTVNFEYCTVQNQDDCVAVNSGKNLHFNHMTCSGGHGLSLSIGMSKTDSSKNYAQNITFENSIVKNSRNAIHIKTHTDAATGYIKDVTYSNIQISGITNYGINVQEDYANGGSTGHAGNNIPISGLKMNKITGSMTSNNAMAVYILCGSKGCSNFNWSGVSISGAKKQSSCSFKPNGYSC